The sequence below is a genomic window from Thermogemmatispora onikobensis.
TCATGCCGGCGGCGTGGGTCTCTCCGAATATGTGCAGCATCTGGCAATATTCGATTATATCGCCGTCAGCGGCTCGTTGGAGGAACGAATGATTGAATATACGCCCCACCTGCATGAGCATTTCGTGCACCCAGTGGTGATGCGCAATGCACGCTATCTGCCACCGCTGGCCCCCGGCTACAGCGCGACGATGCACTCCGACTCGATCGCAGCCTATTCTTTCCCCGACGGGCCGGTCTGGGCAGCAGCGCGACGGGTCCAAGCCGAGCGATCAGGCGAGTGAGGCGCGATCAGGCGCTCACTGGCGGCGCGGGTCAGGCCATGTGGCTGCCCGATCGACCCGCCCTGGACTGGGGAGGGCAGGCTTTCCAGGAGCCTGGCCGGCGCGCTACAATAACAGGAGGATTGCCTGCTATGCGCAGAGTCGGACAGATCATTGGCCTCAAGCCAGAGGCCATCGAGACCTATGAGCGGCTCCATGCCGCGGTCTGGCCGGAGGTGCTGGCAACTATTCACGCCTGTAATATCCGCAACTATACGATTTTCCGTCATGGGACGCTGCTCTTCGCCTATTTCGAGTATGTCGGCGACGACTACGAGGCCGATATGGCGAAGATGGCCGCTGATCCGAAAACACAGGAGTGGTGGAAGCTAACCGATCCCCTGCAGGAGCCTGTGGAGTCGCGGGCGCCCGGTGAGTGGTGGGCGCTGATGCGCGAGGTCTTCCACACGGACTAATGCCTGTCTGTCGAG
It includes:
- a CDS encoding L-rhamnose mutarotase, translated to MRRVGQIIGLKPEAIETYERLHAAVWPEVLATIHACNIRNYTIFRHGTLLFAYFEYVGDDYEADMAKMAADPKTQEWWKLTDPLQEPVESRAPGEWWALMREVFHTD